In a single window of the Penaeus monodon isolate SGIC_2016 chromosome 3, NSTDA_Pmon_1, whole genome shotgun sequence genome:
- the LOC119593794 gene encoding uncharacterized protein LOC119593794 translates to MALAKVTHPLDFRMYSWLVANTSWAPNATVYPAPPQSYPIPDLWTRAADVEHALLDIAFQDLPLGVITLLALQKGVRCSSTLYHPVTKLAVRYNIRFYDIIITNILKTFVGMFLMAVSLPLVLPVVCAFWLASCVVSAIYRTRYRGVFTKARGMDSVWGVESKESRPFITICLLVSGAPRLEDIQRHLREKILDVVEGGAKKDFKYKKFRQVFSRVCGYYCWRDAEDFDIGNHVRMLRLSELYPEGERGEGEAVTVRRGGEEEKEEGRGERSEAMDSLVHRFLSEEGTTALSPDRPPWEVLLLLREDGRYNVVIRLHHAIGDGVTLIRLCVEALVDTPLPAPPVGTRSGNALMKAVMAVWSCLVLPLGLLQVVANFDRNCLHGRQLSGKKVVTSSRGLALATLRQVKTAAAATVNDVLMACLSLAPPICPGALISGGKSEKRRLEEVSQVTAVVPVSFHDLRAPLTLTNKFSVATVKLPSSHCLAPDSRLRHTKTVLDGMKRDPTLAAVFWVVRAVSEVLPAPVAELLLSGRGVSVAASNVPGPQKEISVWGDKIEDLLFWVPNRAPVGVGVSFASYMGVVKIGLNVDAALVRSRREAQMLLEDMEEELLVLHRRLVLGQP, encoded by the exons ATGGCGCTGGCCAAGGTGACTCACCCTCTCGACTTCCGCATGTACTCCTGGCTCGTCGCGAACACGTCGTGGGCCCCGAACGCCACTGTGTACCCGGCACCCCCGCAGAGCTACCCCATTCCGGACCTGTGGACGCGGGCCGCCGACGTGGAGCATGCCCTTCTTGATATCGCCTTCCAGGACCTGCCTTTGGGCGTCATCACTCTGCTGGCGCTGCAGAAGGGCGTGCGCTGCTCGAGCACACTCTATCATCCCGTGACCAAGCTCGCGGTGCGCTACAACATCCGCTTCTatgacatcatcatcactaacatccTGAAGACCTTCGTGGGCATGTTCCTGATGGCGGTCTCCCTGCCGCTCGTCCTCCCCGTCGTCTGCGCTTTCTGGCTGGCGTCCTGCGTGGTGAGCGCGATCTACCGCACGAGGTACCGAGGCGTGTTCACGAAGGCGCGGGGCATGGACAGCGTGTGGGGCGTCGAGTCCAAGGAGAGTCGGCCCTTTATCACGATCTGCCTGCTGGTCTCCGGGGCGCCCAGACTCGAGGACATCCAGAGGCATCTCCGTGAGAAGATCTTAGACGTCGTCGAGGGCGGCGCCAAGAAGGACTTCAAGTACAAGAAGTTCCGCCAGGTGTTCTCCAGGGTGTGCGGCTACTACTGCTGGCGCGACGCCGAGGATTTCGACATCGGCAACCACGTCAGGATGCTTCGACTCTCTGAGTTGTatcctgagggagagagaggagaaggagaggcagtcACGgtcagaagaggaggagaagaagaaaaggaagaggggagaggggagaggagcgaggccATGGATTCTCTGGTTCACCGCTTCTTGAGCGAGGAAGGCACGACGGCCCTCTCCCCCGACAGGCCGCCCTGggaggtgctgctgctgctgagggAGGacggaag atACAACGTGGTGATTCGTCTCCATCACGCTATCGGCGACGGCGTGACGCTGATCCGTCTGTGTGTCGAAGCCCTTGTGGACACGCCCCTGCCGGCCCCTCCCGTCGGCACACGCTCCGGAAACGCTCTCATGAA GGCAGTGATGGCGGTCTGGTCCTGCCTCGTGCTCCcactgggccttctgcaggtggtGGCCAACTTTGACAGGAACTGCCTCCACGGGCGCCAGCTCTCCGGCAAGAAG GTGGTGACGTCATCCAGGGGCCTTGCGCTGGCCACCCTCCGGCAGGTGAAGACCGCCGCCGCAGCCACCGTCAATGACGTCCTCATGGCCTGCCTCTCTCTCGCGCCGCCCATCTGCCCAGGAGCACTGATAAGCGGAGgtaagagtgagaagaggagattGG AGGAGGTGTCGCAGGTCACCGCCGTCGTCCCCGTCAGCTTCCACGACCTGCGCGCCCCCCTCACGCTCACCAACAAGTTCTCCGTCGCCACCGTCAAGCTGCCGTCCTCGCACTGCCTGGCGCCCGACTCCAGGCTCAGGCACACCAAG ACTGTGCTGGATGGCATGAAGCGCGACCCGACCCTCGCCGCCGTGTTCTGGGTCGTGCGCGCCGTGAGCGAGGTCCTTCCCGCCCCCGTGGCCGAGCTCCTGCTGTCGGGCCGGGGCGTGTCTGTGGCTGCCAGCAATGTCCCGG GCCCGCAGAAGGAGATCAGCGTCTGGGGAGACAAGATAGAGGACCTGCTCTTCTGGGTGCCCAACCGCGCtcccgtgggcgtgggcgtgtccTTCGCCAGCTACATGGGCGTGGTGAAGATCGGCCTCAACGTCGACGCTGCTCTGGTCCGCTCCAGGAGGGAA gCACAAATGCTCCTCGAAGACATGGAGGAGGAGCTGCTCGTCCTCCACAGGCGCCTCGTCCTGGGTCAGCCTTGA